A part of Hydrogenobacter sp. T-8 genomic DNA contains:
- the murJ gene encoding murein biosynthesis integral membrane protein MurJ: MSLIKHSISFSIATLLSRVIGYVRDALIAYYFGVSHITDAFFVAFRLPNTFRRLFGEGGFNAAFVPIFAKRVKEGTEKEFLNSTFTYYTLFNLLVTLAGILFAEWIIRLIAPGIVGKSYFELAVFMARFLFSYLFFVGLSAFFMAVLNTRGVFFVPAFAQAVFNIVMALCIALTSHSLGYMALVLGVLAGGFAQLVFHLPAVVSQKLVPQPTLKRDRDLNLLLKRLTPALMGFGVAQLSFFIDTFLASFLALGAISYLYYANRIFQLPLGALSVGMANSLLSVLASGQDPKKNITLAFRFITLLALPATGGLLVLSHQIIALLYGRGRFSEEDIAIAGKVLAVYSLGLVFFSLQKVLASVFFARGDTKTPVLSSLFAVLSEGLFAFVFAFVLKLGVVGLALGTASSSIAGLGFLLYFWRERNLDIRAYLITTIKSIFATLVMCISVLLLKPSPYGVLYAIPLAVAMYWLCLLMLKEPLAHLPLNLLKSLVKKGRNP; the protein is encoded by the coding sequence ATGAGTTTAATAAAGCACTCTATTTCCTTCTCCATCGCCACCCTTTTGAGTAGGGTTATAGGCTATGTAAGGGACGCCTTAATAGCCTACTATTTTGGCGTTTCCCATATCACAGATGCCTTCTTTGTAGCCTTTAGGCTTCCCAACACCTTTAGGAGGCTCTTTGGAGAGGGTGGCTTCAACGCCGCCTTTGTTCCCATATTTGCCAAAAGGGTAAAGGAAGGAACAGAAAAGGAGTTTCTAAACTCAACCTTTACCTACTATACACTTTTTAATCTTTTAGTAACCCTTGCAGGCATCCTATTTGCGGAGTGGATAATAAGGCTTATAGCTCCAGGAATAGTAGGTAAAAGCTACTTTGAATTGGCAGTCTTCATGGCAAGGTTTCTCTTCAGCTACCTTTTTTTTGTAGGGCTTAGTGCCTTCTTCATGGCGGTATTGAACACAAGGGGAGTTTTCTTTGTCCCCGCCTTTGCACAAGCGGTTTTCAACATAGTGATGGCTCTTTGTATTGCACTCACCTCTCACAGTTTGGGTTATATGGCTCTTGTTTTAGGAGTTTTAGCTGGGGGCTTTGCCCAGTTAGTTTTTCATCTTCCTGCAGTAGTTTCTCAAAAGCTCGTGCCTCAACCAACGCTTAAAAGAGACAGAGACTTAAACCTCCTTTTGAAAAGACTCACTCCAGCCCTGATGGGCTTTGGCGTGGCTCAGCTCTCTTTTTTTATAGATACATTCCTTGCTTCTTTTTTGGCATTGGGTGCTATATCATACCTCTATTACGCCAACAGGATATTCCAGCTTCCCTTAGGTGCCTTGTCTGTAGGTATGGCAAACTCTCTACTTTCCGTCTTGGCAAGCGGGCAAGACCCAAAGAAAAACATCACCCTCGCCTTTAGGTTTATTACACTGCTTGCCCTTCCTGCCACTGGAGGTCTTTTGGTGCTATCGCATCAGATAATAGCCTTGCTTTACGGAAGGGGAAGGTTTTCAGAAGAAGACATAGCAATAGCAGGCAAGGTGCTTGCGGTCTACTCCTTGGGTCTTGTCTTCTTTTCCCTTCAAAAGGTGCTGGCAAGTGTCTTTTTTGCAAGAGGAGACACAAAAACTCCCGTGCTTTCTTCTCTCTTTGCGGTTTTATCCGAGGGTCTTTTTGCCTTTGTTTTTGCCTTTGTCCTCAAACTTGGCGTAGTGGGTCTTGCTCTTGGAACTGCAAGCTCCTCTATAGCAGGCTTAGGGTTTTTGCTATACTTTTGGAGAGAAAGAAACTTAGACATAAGAGCCTACCTCATAACCACGATAAAGTCTATCTTTGCCACCTTGGTTATGTGTATTTCTGTCCTTTTACTAAAACCCTCCCCTTATGGAGTGCTGTATGCTATACCCCTTGCAGTTGCCATGTATTGGCTGTGCCTTCTTATGCTTAAAGAACCCTTAGCTCACCTGCCCTTGAACCTTTTGAAGAGCCTTGTTAAGAAGGGTAGAAACCCTTGA
- the rpsT gene encoding 30S ribosomal protein S20 has translation MPNTRQAEKRMRRDAKRRVRNRYHLSRMRTYIKKFRRMVESGQLEEAKQFLPEVISIIYHTASKGVIHKKEASRRASRVSTLLNKALQKVQGQVS, from the coding sequence ATGCCCAACACAAGACAAGCAGAAAAGCGTATGAGAAGGGACGCAAAGAGAAGAGTAAGGAACAGGTATCATCTATCAAGGATGAGGACCTACATAAAGAAATTTAGGAGAATGGTAGAGTCAGGGCAGTTGGAAGAGGCAAAGCAGTTTCTACCAGAGGTCATAAGCATCATATACCACACCGCCTCAAAGGGCGTTATCCATAAAAAGGAGGCAAGCAGGAGAGCTTCAAGGGTTTCTACCCTTCTTAACAAGGCTCTTCAAAAGGTTCAAGGGCAGGTGAGCTAA
- a CDS encoding YicC family protein, with product MLSMTGYGSGAFENDRWAVNVFVKSLNGKTLDIFIKSNYNLMSIEFSIRRLIREFVRRGTVNLQVEVRRKDIIEPVDLETLFRNINFFKILREKLSLSVSDDIVLQLATRFSESPREEIDPSLEEAISCALTDALKELLNRRAEEGEHIRKDMEERLTRIEELLKRIMDSKEEVYEKAKVKVMEKAKELGLSENSALVLNEIALILSKMDVEEEITRFKAHLNKSRELFKSQEDVGRKLEFLFQEMHREITTLSNKLPDLSPLAVEIKTEIDRLKQQVANVE from the coding sequence ATGCTCAGCATGACTGGTTATGGCTCAGGAGCCTTTGAAAACGATAGGTGGGCGGTTAATGTCTTTGTAAAAAGCCTTAACGGAAAGACCCTTGATATTTTCATAAAGTCCAACTACAACCTTATGTCCATTGAGTTTTCCATAAGAAGGCTAATAAGAGAGTTTGTAAGGAGGGGCACGGTAAACCTTCAGGTTGAAGTAAGGCGAAAGGACATTATAGAACCGGTAGACCTGGAAACCCTCTTTAGAAACATAAACTTTTTTAAGATACTAAGGGAAAAGTTAAGCCTAAGTGTAAGCGACGACATTGTCCTCCAGCTGGCAACGAGGTTTTCTGAGTCTCCAAGGGAGGAGATAGACCCATCCCTTGAGGAGGCAATTTCTTGTGCCCTGACGGATGCACTAAAGGAGCTCCTCAACAGAAGAGCGGAAGAGGGAGAGCATATAAGAAAAGACATGGAGGAGAGGCTCACAAGGATAGAGGAGCTACTTAAGAGAATAATGGATAGCAAGGAAGAGGTATATGAAAAGGCTAAGGTTAAGGTTATGGAAAAAGCGAAGGAGCTGGGTCTCTCCGAAAATAGCGCCCTTGTGCTTAATGAAATTGCCTTGATCCTTTCCAAAATGGATGTGGAAGAGGAGATAACAAGGTTTAAGGCTCACCTCAACAAGAGCAGGGAGCTCTTTAAGTCACAGGAGGATGTGGGAAGAAAGCTGGAATTTCTCTTTCAGGAAATGCACCGGGAAATAACCACCCTTTCCAACAAACTGCCAGACCTTTCTCCTCTCGCCGTAGAAATAAAGACGGAGATTGACAGACTAAAGCAACAGGTGGCAAACGTGGAATGA
- the dnaB gene encoding replicative DNA helicase — MIPSDLEPPYDELAERAVLGAIIADPETMPTVLEHLREEDFYFENHKLLFSLLYKVWEDKGKDWDDIVLKEYIEKRGLKERLDMAFIYSLVEEAATGSLLEEAIRNVKEKSGLRRLMDLSLNVLRGIREEPDLENLLELLNTKLIEISEKQIVSHYWHIRDVARDVIDIIEKHRKQEKLITGRATGFLDLDTLTTGFHPSDLIIVAARPGMGKSSFMLSMAINMAMQEKAPVVIYSLEMSKEQLVMRALSMLSGVPLQNIRRGFVNEEDRNKLISAALDLSRCEIYIDDTPGLSTTDVRIKTRKLKKEKGVEVAFIDYLQLLRPPTRRSSRQEEVAEISRNLKALAKELAIPVVALAQLSRQVEHRSDKRPQLADLRESGQIEQDADLIIFIHRPEYYKRNPSPEEQGIAEIIVAKQRQGPTGIVKVAFLKDTASFKPLMAGVSSPSVENYEPEFEEFSEDELDLDF; from the coding sequence ATGATACCCTCCGACCTTGAACCACCTTATGACGAGCTTGCGGAAAGGGCGGTCTTGGGTGCAATAATCGCAGACCCAGAAACCATGCCCACCGTGCTTGAGCATCTCAGAGAGGAAGATTTCTATTTTGAAAATCACAAACTGCTCTTTTCTTTGCTTTACAAGGTTTGGGAAGACAAAGGAAAGGACTGGGACGATATAGTCCTCAAGGAATATATAGAGAAAAGAGGTCTGAAAGAAAGGTTGGATATGGCTTTTATTTACTCTCTTGTGGAAGAGGCTGCTACAGGAAGCCTTCTTGAAGAAGCCATAAGAAATGTAAAGGAAAAATCAGGTCTTAGGCGTCTCATGGACCTTTCTCTGAACGTGCTAAGGGGCATAAGGGAAGAGCCAGACCTTGAGAACCTTCTTGAGCTCTTAAATACAAAGCTAATAGAAATATCCGAAAAGCAGATAGTTAGCCATTACTGGCACATAAGGGATGTGGCGAGGGATGTTATTGATATTATAGAAAAGCACCGAAAGCAGGAAAAACTTATAACTGGTAGGGCAACGGGATTTCTTGACCTTGACACTCTAACCACTGGCTTTCATCCCTCTGACCTTATCATAGTTGCTGCCAGACCGGGCATGGGCAAAAGTAGTTTTATGCTCTCCATGGCAATAAACATGGCGATGCAGGAAAAAGCTCCAGTTGTCATATACTCTCTGGAGATGAGCAAGGAACAGCTTGTGATGAGGGCTTTGTCCATGCTTTCCGGTGTGCCTCTTCAAAACATAAGAAGAGGCTTTGTAAACGAGGAGGACAGGAACAAGCTCATATCCGCCGCTCTGGACCTCTCAAGGTGTGAGATATACATTGACGATACGCCGGGGCTTTCCACCACCGATGTGAGGATAAAGACCAGAAAGTTAAAGAAAGAAAAGGGTGTGGAAGTAGCCTTTATTGACTATCTTCAGCTCCTTAGACCTCCCACAAGAAGGTCTTCAAGACAGGAGGAGGTGGCGGAGATATCAAGAAACCTCAAAGCTCTCGCAAAAGAACTTGCCATACCCGTGGTGGCTCTGGCACAGCTATCCCGTCAGGTGGAACACAGGTCAGACAAAAGACCACAGCTTGCGGACCTAAGAGAGTCTGGACAGATTGAGCAAGATGCGGACCTTATCATATTCATCCACAGACCAGAATACTACAAAAGAAACCCATCACCGGAGGAGCAAGGAATTGCGGAGATAATCGTAGCAAAGCAAAGGCAAGGACCCACTGGGATAGTTAAAGTGGCCTTTTTGAAGGATACCGCCAGCTTCAAACCGCTTATGGCGGGAGTGAGTAGCCCCTCTGTGGAGAACTATGAACCAGAGTTTGAGGAATTCTCAGAAGACGAGCTTGACTTAGACTTTTAG
- a CDS encoding RidA family protein has translation MIPLFTEKAPKPVGPYSQALMAGDFLFLSGQIGIDPETGKLREGFTDQVKQVFDNIEAILQAGGVGKESIVRVVVYLKDISLFKEFNALYEDFFKDVPVKPVRTTVEVSGLPLDALVELEITALVKEKT, from the coding sequence ATGATACCCCTTTTTACCGAGAAAGCACCAAAACCTGTAGGTCCTTATTCTCAAGCTCTTATGGCAGGTGACTTTTTGTTTCTGTCTGGTCAAATAGGCATTGACCCAGAGACGGGAAAACTCAGAGAAGGGTTTACAGACCAAGTTAAACAGGTTTTTGATAACATAGAGGCTATACTTCAAGCAGGGGGTGTGGGTAAGGAAAGCATAGTGAGAGTTGTGGTCTATCTAAAGGACATAAGCCTTTTCAAGGAGTTTAACGCTCTTTATGAGGACTTTTTCAAGGATGTCCCTGTCAAGCCTGTGAGAACAACCGTTGAAGTAAGCGGACTACCTCTTGATGCTCTCGTGGAGCTTGAGATTACCGCACTTGTCAAAGAAAAGACATGA
- a CDS encoding Crp/Fnr family transcriptional regulator has product MRAEEIRSFLEGMFRPLKVSRGSLLFSEGSLCSAVPFVKEGELKVYLISDSGRELTLYKVMPGQMCMLAMITVYSNREYPAYTRAEEDSVIFMVPKEIAFRWFEENQWWRSLFMKVLSENLLSVMGTINSMVSDRVEERLIHYLLSEAKGKGFIEKTHEDIAKDVGSVRVVVSRVLKDIERDGLIEVCRGRIFIKDYEALKRRAGITRP; this is encoded by the coding sequence ATGCGAGCGGAAGAGATAAGAAGTTTTCTGGAAGGTATGTTTCGCCCTCTGAAGGTTAGCAGAGGGTCTTTGCTCTTTTCTGAAGGTAGTCTATGCTCTGCAGTTCCTTTTGTAAAAGAAGGTGAACTAAAGGTTTATCTTATATCCGACTCAGGGAGGGAGCTGACCCTCTACAAGGTGATGCCCGGTCAGATGTGCATGCTTGCTATGATTACAGTTTACTCCAATAGGGAATATCCAGCCTACACAAGAGCTGAAGAAGATTCCGTTATTTTTATGGTGCCTAAGGAAATAGCCTTCAGATGGTTTGAAGAAAATCAATGGTGGAGGAGCCTTTTTATGAAGGTCCTTTCAGAAAATCTCCTTTCCGTAATGGGAACAATCAACTCAATGGTGTCGGATAGGGTTGAGGAAAGGCTTATACACTATCTGCTTTCAGAGGCTAAAGGAAAAGGGTTTATTGAAAAGACCCATGAAGATATTGCCAAAGATGTGGGAAGTGTTAGGGTAGTGGTAAGTAGGGTTCTAAAGGACATTGAAAGGGATGGACTTATAGAGGTCTGCAGAGGAAGGATATTTATTAAGGACTATGAGGCTCTGAAAAGGCGGGCAGGGATAACCCGCCCCTGA
- a CDS encoding cytochrome P460 family protein produces the protein MKKLLALGIIAGFSLALAEAFKVAPEKYRSWNHVKSMVIFDQKHPLFNPFSGVHHVYVNDKGLETIKKDGKRVFPDGTVIAIVFYEHVLDNGAYVEGAKRIEAFMVKDSKKYKATDGWGYYGYDGKGNKLVKDMAKDCHACHAQVKDKDFVFSVWTK, from the coding sequence ATGAAGAAACTTTTAGCTTTGGGAATCATTGCAGGTTTTAGCCTTGCCCTTGCAGAAGCCTTCAAGGTCGCTCCTGAGAAATACAGGAGCTGGAACCATGTAAAGAGTATGGTAATATTTGACCAGAAGCATCCCCTTTTTAACCCATTCAGCGGTGTTCACCATGTTTATGTGAACGATAAGGGCTTGGAAACCATAAAGAAGGATGGAAAAAGGGTCTTTCCAGATGGAACGGTTATAGCCATAGTCTTCTACGAGCATGTGCTTGATAATGGTGCTTATGTAGAGGGTGCAAAGAGGATAGAAGCCTTTATGGTAAAAGATAGCAAGAAATACAAGGCTACCGACGGCTGGGGCTACTATGGCTACGATGGTAAGGGGAACAAATTGGTCAAGGACATGGCAAAGGACTGCCATGCGTGCCATGCTCAGGTAAAGGACAAGGACTTTGTCTTTTCTGTTTGGACTAAGTAA
- a CDS encoding transglutaminase domain-containing protein — MDRRTLLKGAVCGITLMAMPIGTVLSKTSQNKKALKLTYSTELPYKDLVRLWIPVPMNTSYQKLVDVEVRSNASRILMTEENIYKTPILYLEFQGGSERNFAEVSFHVEIWNRDKIDWKTIPANNRKIPEDVALYLKPTEHIQTDGIVKEYADKITKGAKTDLEKARAIYNWVVENTFRDPKVLGCGVGDVKSMLESGYFGGKCTDINSLFVALCRASGIPAREIFGIRVLPSELSKGISSVQGDATKAQHCRAEFYLGRWIPADPADVRKLILEEQLDLKHPKVAQIREFMFGGWDVHWVAFNYARDFKLKPPMSSVESLNEFMYPVAEVGGKAIDKYKLTFEHSKYKVQVI, encoded by the coding sequence ATGGATAGAAGAACGCTTCTTAAGGGAGCAGTGTGTGGAATTACGCTTATGGCTATGCCCATCGGCACTGTTTTAAGCAAGACATCACAAAATAAAAAAGCGTTGAAGCTAACCTACTCCACGGAATTACCCTATAAAGACCTCGTTAGGTTATGGATTCCAGTTCCTATGAACACCTCCTATCAGAAGCTCGTTGATGTGGAGGTAAGGAGTAATGCTTCCAGAATTCTTATGACAGAGGAAAATATCTATAAGACCCCTATTCTGTATTTAGAATTTCAGGGTGGTTCAGAAAGAAACTTTGCAGAGGTGAGCTTCCATGTAGAAATTTGGAATAGAGATAAGATAGATTGGAAAACTATACCTGCTAATAATAGAAAAATACCAGAGGATGTGGCTCTTTATCTCAAGCCAACGGAACATATACAGACGGATGGTATAGTTAAAGAATACGCAGACAAAATAACAAAAGGAGCAAAGACGGATTTAGAAAAAGCAAGGGCGATATATAACTGGGTTGTAGAAAACACCTTTAGAGACCCAAAAGTTTTGGGTTGTGGTGTCGGGGACGTGAAGAGTATGCTGGAAAGCGGATATTTTGGCGGAAAGTGCACAGATATAAACTCTCTGTTTGTCGCACTATGTAGAGCTTCTGGTATACCAGCAAGGGAAATATTTGGGATAAGGGTATTGCCCTCTGAGCTTTCAAAGGGAATATCCTCTGTTCAAGGTGATGCCACAAAAGCACAGCATTGCAGGGCAGAATTTTATCTGGGCAGATGGATACCTGCGGACCCTGCGGACGTAAGGAAGCTAATACTTGAAGAACAGCTTGACCTAAAGCATCCTAAAGTGGCACAGATAAGAGAGTTTATGTTCGGCGGGTGGGATGTCCACTGGGTAGCTTTTAATTATGCAAGGGACTTTAAGCTGAAGCCTCCCATGTCCAGCGTAGAATCTCTCAACGAATTCATGTATCCTGTTGCAGAAGTGGGAGGCAAGGCAATAGACAAATACAAGCTTACTTTTGAGCACTCTAAGTATAAAGTGCAGGTAATTTAG
- a CDS encoding rhomboid family intramembrane serine protease, with translation MIPIKDVNPHRSFPLVNLSIILTCSIVWLYEVSLSEEKLNLFIYHYGLVPINLFERPQTLLTHMFLHGSWLHIIGNMWFLWVFGDNVEDRMGRFKYLLFYILSGLGAAVIQMFVSFLFGGADIPMVGASGAISGVLGAYLWMFPHARILALIPIFFFLTFMELPAVFFIGLWILIQVINGLITLPLSGVGGVAWFAHIGGFVVGYLLAKRLYRRRWY, from the coding sequence ATGATACCAATAAAGGATGTAAACCCTCACAGGAGCTTTCCTCTTGTAAACCTGAGCATAATACTGACCTGTTCCATTGTTTGGCTTTACGAGGTGAGCCTCTCCGAAGAAAAGCTCAACCTTTTTATATATCACTATGGGCTTGTCCCTATTAACCTTTTTGAGAGGCCTCAAACTCTCCTGACCCATATGTTCCTCCACGGAAGCTGGCTTCACATAATAGGCAATATGTGGTTTCTCTGGGTCTTCGGGGACAATGTGGAAGATAGGATGGGCAGGTTTAAGTATCTTCTCTTTTATATACTTTCAGGGCTTGGCGCAGCAGTAATTCAGATGTTTGTTAGTTTCCTGTTTGGCGGAGCGGATATTCCTATGGTGGGAGCCAGCGGTGCCATAAGCGGTGTGCTTGGTGCATACCTGTGGATGTTCCCACATGCGAGAATCCTTGCCTTGATTCCCATTTTCTTTTTCCTCACCTTTATGGAGCTTCCTGCGGTCTTCTTCATAGGTTTGTGGATACTTATACAGGTTATAAATGGGCTTATAACCCTTCCACTCTCTGGTGTTGGTGGAGTTGCTTGGTTTGCTCACATAGGTGGGTTCGTGGTAGGGTATTTACTTGCAAAAAGACTATATAGGAGAAGATGGTATTAG
- the lptB gene encoding LPS export ABC transporter ATP-binding protein, translated as MLVARKIKKGFKRREILKGINLELKRGEIVGLLGPNGAGKTTLFNCLVGFLSVDGGTIELDDEDITHLPAHKRARRGITFLPQEHTLFEDLTVLENLLIFLEFFEEGRESQLARAEELLADFGLWELRNQKAGRLSGGQKRRLEVARSLIPKPKYIFFDEPFTGIDPIMISDIRAIILNLKRQNIGILITDHNVRETIRMVDRVYIISDGRILAEGEPHEVSEREDVREVYLGRDFSW; from the coding sequence GTGCTGGTCGCAAGGAAAATTAAAAAGGGCTTTAAAAGAAGAGAAATACTAAAGGGCATAAACCTGGAACTCAAAAGAGGTGAGATAGTAGGACTTCTTGGTCCGAATGGAGCGGGTAAGACCACACTTTTTAACTGTCTGGTAGGATTTTTGTCCGTTGACGGTGGAACTATAGAACTTGATGATGAAGATATCACACACCTCCCAGCCCATAAGAGGGCAAGAAGGGGCATAACCTTTCTGCCTCAGGAGCATACACTTTTTGAAGACCTTACGGTTCTGGAAAACCTTCTTATATTCCTTGAGTTTTTTGAGGAGGGCAGGGAATCACAGCTTGCAAGAGCGGAGGAGCTCCTTGCGGACTTTGGGCTCTGGGAGCTAAGGAACCAAAAGGCTGGCAGGCTCTCTGGAGGTCAAAAGAGAAGGCTTGAGGTGGCGCGATCTCTTATACCAAAACCCAAATATATCTTCTTTGACGAGCCCTTTACTGGCATAGACCCCATAATGATTTCAGACATAAGGGCAATAATACTGAACCTAAAGCGTCAGAATATAGGCATACTCATAACAGACCATAATGTAAGAGAGACCATAAGAATGGTAGACAGGGTATACATAATAAGCGATGGCAGAATATTGGCAGAGGGAGAACCACACGAGGTAAGTGAAAGGGAAGACGTAAGGGAAGTTTATCTTGGAAGAGATTTCAGTTGGTAG
- a CDS encoding sulfite oxidase-like oxidoreductase: MEKKTLVSSTNLREDRLPPGQRWISAPIVYDIVDEIPQWDTEKYRFMVFGLVENPLEFSYEEILKMPSVELVADFHCVTRWSVKEIRWEGVQTSYILNLAKPKPQAKYVMVHCLEGYTTNLPLEYLYEEDSILAYKMYGKPIPLRHGYPLRLVVPKLYAWKSAKYVWGIELMEEDMPGFWEQRGYNMRGDPWKEERYW; encoded by the coding sequence ATGGAGAAGAAAACCCTTGTAAGCTCTACAAACCTCAGGGAAGATAGACTACCACCCGGTCAAAGATGGATATCCGCGCCCATAGTCTATGATATAGTGGATGAGATACCCCAGTGGGATACAGAAAAATACCGCTTTATGGTCTTTGGACTTGTGGAAAATCCTTTAGAGTTTAGTTATGAGGAGATACTCAAGATGCCTTCTGTGGAGCTTGTAGCGGACTTTCATTGTGTGACTCGCTGGAGCGTAAAGGAGATAAGATGGGAAGGTGTACAGACCTCTTATATATTAAACCTTGCAAAGCCAAAGCCCCAAGCCAAATATGTTATGGTTCACTGCCTTGAGGGATATACCACGAACCTACCCCTTGAATACCTTTATGAGGAAGACAGCATACTGGCATACAAGATGTATGGAAAACCTATACCTCTCAGACACGGCTACCCTCTTAGGCTTGTGGTTCCAAAGCTATATGCTTGGAAAAGTGCCAAGTATGTGTGGGGTATTGAACTTATGGAGGAGGATATGCCAGGCTTTTGGGAGCAAAGAGGATACAACATGAGGGGAGACCCATGGAAGGAGGAACGTTATTGGTAA
- a CDS encoding pseudouridine synthase: MEGGTLLVRLNRYLSMCGVASRRKADELILQGRVKVNGLVVKELGWRVDPHRDVVEVDGREVKPATYRYIILYKPCCYLTSLGGTKEGKRTIEELIKDISERVYPAGRLDYNAEGLLILTNDGELAHRIMHPRHKLPKTYLVWVSGIVKGETLDAMKRGAVLEDGPAKPDSVRLVKHMKDKSLIEIVFHEGRKHIVKRFVSSFGHKVIRLKRVAIGPVRLGKLKPGEWRDMTKEELKSLRQALGIKSFVRD, from the coding sequence ATGGAAGGAGGAACGTTATTGGTAAGATTAAACCGCTACCTTTCCATGTGCGGAGTTGCTTCAAGAAGGAAGGCGGATGAGCTTATACTTCAAGGAAGGGTAAAGGTTAACGGTCTTGTGGTAAAGGAGCTTGGTTGGAGGGTGGACCCGCATAGGGATGTGGTGGAGGTGGACGGAAGAGAAGTGAAACCAGCGACCTATAGATACATAATCCTGTATAAGCCCTGCTGTTATCTTACCTCCCTTGGAGGAACCAAGGAGGGCAAAAGGACTATAGAAGAACTTATAAAGGACATCTCCGAGAGGGTATATCCTGCGGGAAGGCTTGACTATAATGCGGAGGGACTTCTTATACTTACCAACGACGGAGAACTTGCCCACCGAATAATGCACCCAAGGCATAAACTTCCTAAAACCTACTTGGTTTGGGTTTCTGGAATAGTAAAGGGGGAGACCCTTGATGCTATGAAAAGGGGTGCAGTGCTTGAGGATGGTCCAGCAAAGCCTGACAGTGTAAGGCTTGTAAAGCACATGAAGGATAAAAGCCTTATAGAGATAGTTTTCCACGAGGGCAGAAAACACATAGTGAAAAGGTTTGTTTCTAGCTTTGGACACAAGGTTATAAGACTTAAGAGGGTCGCCATTGGACCCGTAAGGCTAGGTAAGCTCAAACCCGGTGAGTGGAGAGATATGACAAAGGAAGAGCTTAAAAGTCTCAGGCAAGCCCTTGGTATAAAATCCTTTGTGAGGGATTGA